AGCTCCAGCTTTTGCGTATAGCCTTGCCTGAGCAGGTGCACAGGCGGATAGAGAAATGATGCCCTTGGAAGGCGACGCGCGCTTGATCTCGGCCATGAGTGAAAGTCGGAAGGGAGACTGGCGAAGGCGTTCCGGGAAGTTGAGTTGCGGAGGGGCCAGATTCAGGTCGTATGAAGCCTGTAGGTCGCTAGGTCTTTGGGAGGGAATCTTCTTTTGCTCAGCGACAGCTGCCCTGCGATGCGCGTAGATTTTCTCCAGTATAGACGTCTGCTTATCCTTTGTGGCATTAGTAGCCGTCCCAACCGCTTGGGCCTGTGCCTCTTTCTGCAACCGCTCGTTCTCAGCCCAGGTTCCTCCCTGCATCTTGAGAAAGTTTCGCATCATGATGCGTCCATGTTCGGTCAAGATGCTCTCCGGGTGGAACTGCACACCTTCCACGACGTATTCTTTGTGGCGTACACCCATTATGACCTCCTTGACTTCGGCATCCTCGTTTGCGGGGATGGTAGCGGTTACCTCGAGGCATTCGGGAAGCGATCCGTGAGTGCCAGCGAGCGAATGGTATCTGGTAACGGGTACGTCCTGAGGAACGTTGGCGAACACGCCCTTGCCGTCGTGCTTGAGGGGAGACGTCTTTCCGTGTAGGATTTGACCGGTTACATCTACAGTGCCGCCGTAGCTATAAAAGATACATTGCCTGTATAGACTTAGCAATGCTATTAAGGGCCATATTTGAATCACTCACTCTCCCATGCATACACCGAAGATGGGAATCTTTCCACTAAAGTGCTTGATGGCGTCATTGCTAATACCCGCGTCTTTCTCTGGATGTCCTGGGCCCGGGCTGATTACCAGTTGGGTAGGTTTCTTGGCAATCAATTCATCCAAGGTGATTTCGTCGTTGCGATATACCGTCACCACGGCGCCCTCGAAGACGAGGTACTGATATACATTCCAGGTGAACGAATCATAGTTGTCAATGAGTACGACGTTTGAGGCGGTCGGTATGGGTGGAGAGGGGTTGGGATTGCGCGGCGAGTGGTCGGTCAGTCCAAGGGAAGGCATGGTGGGTAATCGTCTTGTCTCTGTTAATGGCGTGTATTGTGTCCCGCGCTGTTATATAGTTTTCTTCACGTAACAGCTGACAGGAGGGGCTTGTCGGTCCGTTACCGTTACCGGCAGTTGAGTTGTCTTGAATAAATTGCTGACATGCAGAGAGCACGGTCGGGGGCGGAAAAGAGCGGATGTGTACAAAGGTAGCGGGGTGACTCAGGATGCGATGCGCCTATTCAGACATTGAGGTTGCGGAGTTAACACGGAGGTGGCACTTCCATGGCCCTGCCACGGACCTTTGTCCACGACAGCTTCGACAAGTATCACTGCATGATGCGATTGTTGAAGAAGGTGTGTTTTGAGAATGGAGTGTACAAAAAAGAGACTGTTTTACATTTCCATCCCGTATAACACGTGATAGTGTGTGGTGGTGCAGCCGACTAACAAACGTCCCCTTGTGATGATCCCTGCACGTCTTAGCTTGACTTTCGCGTGAGCTTTCGCGACTTTCGTACATGGACTCAAACAATCGGCTTCTCCCCACCCACGCCGATACTAAACCTTCATGGCCTCTGGCTAACTGACCTTCACATCGCGCACTGTAGCGCAGACATGGCCCCCAATCAATTGCCCGAGTTCGATGTGGGCAAGTGCCTTAAAGGCGAACAGCAGCTGGTGTAGGTGTTTACCTTGATTGATGCAGCCAGACGACTGACACCATCAGGACGTGGGATATCGCCTATCGCGCCCTTTGCGACCCGGAAACCGCATCCAAGAGCGAGGCCCTACGCGCCTTCCTCACCGCTAGCGAAAACACCGGCATCCTCAGCCGGCCATGGAAGCCCTTTGCAGACCCATCGCCGCAGGAAGAGACGAAATTTGAAACCAAAACCTCGCCCATTTGCGTCACACCCGCCAAGAGCGACCACTACGATGTGGCTGAGATAAAAGAGGATACTTTGTGGCTATCCAAAGAGGCGCAAATCTCGGAATATGCAGCCCTGCGACTGGTTGTCCAAGAATGGCAGGGCAGGCCAACCGCCCAGCTTCTGAGCGGCCTGACTGAGGAAGAAGCGCTCAGCGTACAGGAAGCGGCAGGTGTTGCGAACCTAGGAGCCTCGACTTTCGTCTCAAACTCGTCCATTCTCGCTACACCGCTCGCCTCAAAGACGGCGCATCTCGAAACCAAGCACCAGCGTCGCCTCCGTATTCTCGATCTATATCACTCCACATGCGCCTCCATCATACGCATCAGCCAGCTCCTCGTTTCCTGGGGCTGCGCGTCCAGCTTGCGCAACCAAACAATTTACGGCAACGACTATCTCAGCATCGGTGCAGGCTGGATCGAAGAGCTTGGCCAGGCTATTACAGCAGCACAAGATGGAGCGGGAAATGGAAAAGCGCTAGACGAGTGCCTCAGGGCGTTTTCAACGAGATGCGATGCCTTGGATACCGGTTATGGCTGGGATGTGGACGAGGCCATAATAGGCGCTGCTTCCGAGAAGTGGGTTGTCGCCCAAACCACCGAGCTGTTGCACATTCTTCATCTGGCCCTAGTCCACGCCGACTTGGTTGTCAAAGACTTTTTGCCTGCAGCCACCATTGAGGACTGGCTCAAGGCATTTAATTTCCGCGGCTTCTTTCGCGAGTTTCCAGCAGTCACGCCTCGCCAGGAGCCCCTCATCCCAGTCATACAGCTCTTGACCTCCCTCATGTCATTGACCATCTTGAAAGTGGACAAGATCATGGACGACCTGGAATCTGGAGACTGCAACACTTGGCACCCCTCGTCGTACATTCTCAACTCTGCCGTTGTAGAGAGCATCACCACCATATTTGGAGAAGCAAAGCTACTGGGTGCTAGTCCAGCCACACCACCTATCTTTGCCTGGGCCATCCTGACTTGGAAACTGACAAGCCGGGCGGGCtatcaagaagaagaacGTATGCGTCTTCTTGAAGCATCAGATGGCGCTGGCAACCAGGAATCAGAACCTTCAGTGCTTGAAGAAGCTGCATTGACTGTCGGAAGACTTGAAAGCCACGAGTTGTTTGACGGCAAGATGCCATTTGAGGACCTTGCCACTGCCTGTTCAGCGGTAGGTGTTCTGGCTATTGTCAATCAGCTCGTTGAAATGAGTTTGCCTGCGTTTGGGACGTCAATCGACCGAATTACCCAAGATCGCATCCGTTTGTTATTCCTTCATCTTGTTCGCGCTGCTGTTGGCAGTGATATTGTCGCATACAGTCCGGATCTTATAGTGACTGCATACACCATTCTAGCCGGTGACAACACTTTCCGAAAGTGGGAGAATGGCGAAGTCTCTCGCCATGCTGACCCTGTTGTTGCATACTTTTTGGAAGACGAATATGTCCTCAGACCGCAACTACTAAACGAAGCTCGCCTGCGCTACCCCTATGAGATGGTTCCATTCCTCAAATTCTGCAGTGCCTTGACACGTGGAGACAAAACAATGCAGAACGGTATGCCTACATTTGTGGACAAGCTCGCAAACCACAATCGACTCATGCAACGCCTTCCGGACGGGTTCAACGGCTACGCACTAACACGTGAAGAAGAAAACCTCAACTGGGTCGAGCTTACCGCAGATCTTCCACTGTTCTCTTCAGGGGCTTCTTCCGGCTTTCGCGGTCAACGTCGCCTACTAACTTCAGGCGCCTCAATACAGTCACATGGACTTTCGGTAATCCCAGCCGGCACAGAGGGAATGATCGTTGACGACAACTCCGTGCCGTACGTGGCGGTATGGCACCACCAGCATTCCACGTTATCGTACCTTGTGGAATTACTGTCAACGTATCCTGTAGGAAGCAGCAAGGTGGAGACTGCTACGCAGCAGCCGGCATCGCGTGAAAGCGTGGTCGAAGTTGTTGGGCTCTTTGCAGACCTGATACACTCTTCTTTACACACATCTGATGGCGTATGCTCGCCTGAGTTCCTCGAAACAATCGGCATTGGCGCCGAGGGTAGCCATGATACCATCAGTCTCGTGCTCGCAATCTTCGAAGAGGAACTCTTACATCTCTGCCAGGAACCGAGCGATGACTTATCGCTTGAGCTGTTGGTCAACTGTACACACTTCTTAGAGGCCTTGGTTATCATTGCCCCACAACGAGTCTGGCCTTGGCTCGCTCGGAGTAAATTGCTAGAGGGCGATGGAAACGGAAGCTTGGCAACTATCTTGATTGGCACTGAGATGGTTCTTGGACGATACGACTTCCTCATCGGATGCATTCGGCTATACAGAGGGCTTGTAAAGGATGCAGTGGGAAGATCGGTATCACGCAAAGTCCCTACAAAGGCATTGAGTCGGTTCAACGCACTTGCGCCATCCGAAAGCGGGACTTCGGATAAAATCATGAGCACTATTCTGTTCACCTTTGGTCGGACACTTGCCAGCGTTTACGAGACCTCATTGAGCTGGAAATACTCTCAGCCCAACCACCGCCCTGAGATTAACATCGCCATCTGCGAAGTCTTCAGGACAATCCTGGACCTTGCCTACAGCGTAGACGACTCGCCACAACTATCCGCTAAGCTGACAAAACCTATTGCGCCCATTGCAGAGTACATCACTCAGTTATATCTAACGCGTTCTGACGCAGAGCGCCCGGCGAACCCACTGATGACGTCGCTACTTATCGGGGTGAGCCCCAGCGACACTACATTGCTCACAACATCGACCGCACTATGGAACCAGCAGACTCAGACAACGCTAGCGTTTGCCGACGTGCTTGTCCGAATTGCTATACTACACAACAAGCCCTGGACACATTTGGAGCAGCAACTTTTCAAGGCCACGCCACTATTAGCACGTCTGTACGCTACGAGTGATAAGTGGAAGTCGCAGGTCGTATTGTTACTAGAGGCTCTCGTGCGCGGCGCCGTACGTGTTACCGAACAAGATGACTCGGAAATGGCAGACGGAGACCTGAAGCTGTCCACCCGGAAGAAGGCCGAGCATCGAGAACCCCCTTCGCTACTTGGTCACTTGGGTCCCCGCACTGCGAAGAACTTTTTGAGTGTGCTCTCTCAGCTAGATGAACCGTTGAGGATTGTGGACATTCAGACGAATGTGTGGAACCTGCTTTCAGCGGTGGTCACTTGCAAGCAGCAATGGTTTTCTCTGTTCCTGCTTAATGGAAGCACTCCACGGGAGTTTATCCGTAGCAAAAAAGACGCAACGCACGATTCGAGAAACAAGGCGTTGCTTACGCGAGCTCTCGACGCGCTATCTGATATGCCGCTTCCAGAGAAAGAGCCTAGTGGTCTTCCATGGCCGTTATATACTGCCATGCTAGAGTTTGTGTCATCTGCGCAAAACAACTGGTCATGGGCAATGGGCGACCTGCGACAACGCAAAGACTTGATCCAGAAGTTGCTCGCGTTTCTTAAGTGGATGGCGAAGCAACCCAAGCAACCGCGGATGAGCAACAACATCGAAACCCTAGAACGTTCCTTCGAGAACAGGTTTGCGTCTTTGGCTTGCGAAGTCATTGCCATGTATCTTCATAGTTCGCGGCAAGCGGGCGACATCACCGTACTCAAGGAAGTCGTTCCAGCTTTGACATATCTACAAGATATGGCCCTGGATCTACCTTCTTACAGCACGTCGTTGCACAGTTACCTGAAGCAGAACCTGGAGCAGCAATACCCTGGTGTTTTGCTATCCAACTTCAAGCGAACCACTCTGTACCCAGAAACCTTTGGTCGTGCTTTCTTCTACCACGTCGATCTCGCTCAGCAACTCCTCGGCTTCAACAGCAAGTGGGCTGGTCCTAGAGAAGGCACTGGCTTTGCGTCTGAAGTCGAAAAGGCCAACTACAACTTGGGGCTGGTGGAGTCGCAAGTTCTGCTACTTCATGGCTGGAAGCTGCTGGCTCTGGAGTTGAGTCAGGTATTTGCAAAGGACGAGCGGATTGTGAAGGTACTCACTGGCGTCATTTCTAAGTGTATGAATGCCAATTCGCAGTCGAACCTCCCAGAAGCTTTGTTCGGCCAGCTCATGATCGTTCGAGCGGACCTGTCATTAGCTTTGTTGAAGAAGCTTGTTGAGGCCAAAGTCCGGACGACGGAAGCGCGCCAACTACTTGGCCCAGTATGGAAAGCAATTCGCCAATCTACCCCCGACTTCGACAATGTGTTTTCTAGCGACTCTGTGCATTACTACCGGTCTCTATTGCGCATTCTCTACCTCGTCTTGCACTTCCATCTCATCGACGATACAGACCAATCCGAGGATGCAAACTTCCGCTCGAGCTTCCGCGGCACCATGCCCACAAGTCACAACACCTACACCGAGCCTATTTCCACTCAGCTCCTCGAAATCCTCCAAGACACCGTTGCCAAAGGCTTCCGCAGTCTCGCCACCCAACTGCACACCGACCCCGCAACCGTCTCACCCTCCGACTTTGCCCTCCTCACCGCCCTCCTCCAACGAATCATTGCCATTCCAGAGATGTCGAAATGGCAACAACAAGCCGCACTCCAATTTGCAAACAGCAACACTGTCCGCTACGCCACCAGTCTCTTCTCGTGGGCCGACCGCCTCACCATACCCCATCAGCAACACGCCTCCGGCATGCCCGACCCCATCTACGGCGAACTAAGCATCCTCTTCATTCTCTCCCTCTCCAGTATCCCCACCCTCGCCGAAACAATGGCCGTAGAAGGTATCCTCTCACAACTCAACACGGCGAACATCATGCAATATTTCCGTCGCCCCTGCGGCTCCGGCCCCTTTGACAACCCACCCCGCATGCACAGCATCTGGACAAAAGGCATCCTACCCCTCTGCCTCAACCTCCTGCTATCCGTTGGCCCGCCCATTGCAGCAGAAATATCTGGTTTCCTAAACCAATTCCCCAAACAACTCGCTCGCTCCGTCGGTAGCATCAATTCAAACCCGCCCAGCTCCCGCAACCCCGCCGCCAGCAAAATCACAGCCGCCATCGCGAGTGAAATCCATAGTCTGGCGCTCTTACATAGCATTCTGGAGAATGTGAGGAAGCAAGGGCCCAAACTCGGTATTCAAGCTAATGAGGTGGAGAGCTTGGATTGGGATCATGAGGCTGTGAAGGAGGATGTCGAGTCCTGGTTGGGCAGGAAGGGCGCGCTGAGAGAGCGTATTGTGGCGACTGATGAGAGGGAGTTGGAGTTGCTGGGTAAGAGGAATGGCGAGGGTGAGGATGCGTTGAGTTTGCTTGAGAGTAGGATTTTGGAAGAGTTGGAGGATGCAGGGAGGTGCTTGGGTGTTGGGAATGGGAATGGGAATGGTGGGGCGAAGAAGTAGGGAAGTGATGGGGGTGGAAAAGAATTGGTAGCATTGGTGTTTGGTGTAGGTTATGTTTATCTATGCAAATGTGCTTGTTTTTTAATGGATCTTCTCATTGCCATTCATCTCATTGCATCATGAACGAACGCTGTCTGTCTGCCCATGTGTCTGCGTGAGGATATCCTGTGTCCTAACTCTCTGTACTCCTGCACCTAATATACCTCCAGACAGCTAGACACACGTGCTACCTCGCATAATGGACCCCATATACACCGCTACGGCGCATACCCCGTATCAGACAAGACATCATCTGGTGACATACAAGCGATCCTCCTAGAGAACAGCCCATCCGCCCTCCACCTCCCTGACCTCCAGTGTCGTCAAGCCACCCGCCAAATCAACAGTATCACTATCAATCATATACTCCTCCTCGGACTCGGACTCGCTCTCCGTAAAGGTATCCGTCTCAGTTCCGTAGTGCACACGGTTGTACATATCGATCACAAATTGTTTCTCGTATTCTTCCGACCACTTTGAAGATATCTCATACACCGCCACTCTACGAATCATCTTCTTGCCCACAGTTTGGGCGTCAGCGTCCGCGTCGGTGCCAGCGTAAATGTCGCCAACCTCACCACCCAAGGCAATATGCAAAGGCTCAACAACCAACTGAGTCTCCTCATACATCTCATCAATATACAGGTACGTCATGATACCGACCAGAAGTACGAGCTCAGCCGCAAGAGCTGCACGAAACAGTAGTGGCCCTTTGATGCAGAAGCCGGGCGcgatgatgaagatgaggCATTGGAACGCCAGCATGGCTATCAGGATGCAGACTTCGGACTTGTTGGAGGCAAAGGTTTCAAGGAATGTGCGGTCGGCGAAGGTGGGGAGCACCATtatgaggatgaggagggCGATCTGGGTGCGGTAGATTAGGTTGATGAGGGCTGTAGTGATCCGGGGAAGTTCTTTGGGGTCGTTGATGATTGTAAAGAGTTTGGTTTGGCGCGTGGTGAGATGGTTGAAGAGGGCGATGGTAATGTTCGATGTTGAATTTGCCTCAGAGGTAGCCTGGTCGGTTCCGTTGGGATATGTTAGACGACAAGGTCTCCCGTCTTCACAGACAAATGCGAAGCCAAAGGGAACATCTGGAAGGACCTTTGCTGGAACAGTGGTGTCGGCGACAATGCGTTCCTTAAGCTtcgcaacatcaacatcatGCCGGTGCAGATCGCCGATGATATAACGGACGTAAGCCTGGAACATCTCCTGCTTAAATTCCCTGAAGAAAGATGGCACTCTCTCAGCCAAATACCTAGACCGGTACGCAAAGTTCACCCAATGCTGCTCCAGTCGCTGCTTCGCCGTAGACGCCTTGGCAACAATCAGCGGGCTGAAGACTTGTCTACCGCAGTGCTCATCCGCCCACTCGGTAACGCGGTCGCGGATATTCGGGTATTGGAAGCCAGGGCCCGAGGAGAGGGAGGCGTTGGCAACGTACAGACTGCGGACGAGGCATCGTTCATGGGGTTCCATGAAGCGGCGGGATAAGGGCAGAGAGTCGATGGTGTCTAGTTGGGTGTCAAAGAGGGACTTTACTGACGCCTCAGAGATGTGGGCGTGGGACATGTCGGTCGTGGCGTTGTAGAGTTCCATGTTGTGTCCGGCGGCTATGGAGAGCTGTTTGTTGAAGTACAGGAGGCGTATGGCGATGAAAGAGAGGCACGTGGTGAGGAGGACTAGGCGCGTGAATGCGCGGCCGATCTTGATGCTGTATGTGCTGGTGTGCTTCTTG
The sequence above is a segment of the Pyrenophora tritici-repentis strain M4 chromosome 3, whole genome shotgun sequence genome. Coding sequences within it:
- a CDS encoding RNA-binding protein Puf family, translational repressor gives rise to the protein MAPNQLPEFDVGKCLKGEQQLVTWDIAYRALCDPETASKSEALRAFLTASENTGILSRPWKPFADPSPQEETKFETKTSPICVTPAKSDHYDVAEIKEDTLWLSKEAQISEYAALRLVVQEWQGRPTAQLLSGLTEEEALSVQEAAGVANLGASTFVSNSSILATPLASKTAHLETKHQRRLRILDLYHSTCASIIRISQLLVSWGCASSLRNQTIYGNDYLSIGAGWIEELGQAITAAQDGAGNGKALDECLRAFSTRCDALDTGYGWDVDEAIIGAASEKWVVAQTTELLHILHLALVHADLVVKDFLPAATIEDWLKAFNFRGFFREFPAVTPRQEPLIPVIQLLTSLMSLTILKVDKIMDDLESGDCNTWHPSSYILNSAVVESITTIFGEAKLLGASPATPPIFAWAILTWKLTSRAGYQEEERMRLLEASDGAGNQESEPSVLEEAALTVGRLESHELFDGKMPFEDLATACSAVGVLAIVNQLVEMSLPAFGTSIDRITQDRIRLLFLHLVRAAVGSDIVAYSPDLIVTAYTILAGDNTFRKWENGEVSRHADPVVAYFLEDEYVLRPQLLNEARLRYPYEMVPFLKFCSALTRGDKTMQNGMPTFVDKLANHNRLMQRLPDGFNGYALTREEENLNWVELTADLPLFSSGASSGFRGQRRLLTSGASIQSHGLSVIPAGTEGMIVDDNSVPYVAVWHHQHSTLSYLVELLSTYPVGSSKVETATQQPASRESVVEVVGLFADLIHSSLHTSDGVCSPEFLETIGIGAEGSHDTISLVLAIFEEELLHLCQEPSDDLSLELLVNCTHFLEALVIIAPQRVWPWLARSKLLEGDGNGSLATILIGTEMVLGRYDFLIGCIRLYRGLVKDAVGRSVSRKVPTKALSRFNALAPSESGTSDKIMSTILFTFGRTLASVYETSLSWKYSQPNHRPEINIAICEVFRTILDLAYSVDDSPQLSAKLTKPIAPIAEYITQLYLTRSDAERPANPLMTSLLIGVSPSDTTLLTTSTALWNQQTQTTLAFADVLVRIAILHNKPWTHLEQQLFKATPLLARLYATSDKWKSQVVLLLEALVRGAVRVTEQDDSEMADGDLKLSTRKKAEHREPPSLLGHLGPRTAKNFLSVLSQLDEPLRIVDIQTNVWNLLSAVVTCKQQWFSLFLLNGSTPREFIRSKKDATHDSRNKALLTRALDALSDMPLPEKEPSGLPWPLYTAMLEFVSSAQNNWSWAMGDLRQRKDLIQKLLAFLKWMAKQPKQPRMSNNIETLERSFENRFASLACEVIAMYLHSSRQAGDITVLKEVVPALTYLQDMALDLPSYSTSLHSYLKQNLEQQYPGVLLSNFKRTTLYPETFGRAFFYHVDLAQQLLGFNSKWAGPREGTGFASEVEKANYNLGLVESQVLLLHGWKLLALELSQVFAKDERIVKVLTGVISKCMNANSQSNLPEALFGQLMIVRADLSLALLKKLVEAKVRTTEARQLLGPVWKAIRQSTPDFDNVFSSDSVHYYRSLLRILYLVLHFHLIDDTDQSEDANFRSSFRGTMPTSHNTYTEPISTQLLEILQDTVAKGFRSLATQLHTDPATVSPSDFALLTALLQRIIAIPEMSKWQQQAALQFANSNTVRYATSLFSWADRLTIPHQQHASGMPDPIYGELSILFILSLSSIPTLAETMAVEGILSQLNTANIMQYFRRPCGSGPFDNPPRMHSIWTKGILPLCLNLLLSVGPPIAAEISGFLNQFPKQLARSVGSINSNPPSSRNPAASKITAAIASEIHSLALLHSILENVRKQGPKLGIQANEVESLDWDHEAVKEDVESWLGRKGALRERIVATDERELELLGKRNGEGEDALSLLESRILEELEDAGRCLGVGNGNGNGGAKK
- a CDS encoding Pneumo-att-G multi-domain protein yields the protein MNVEKDVAAVAVPEDPADMQETGSEYTTLSDGDQTGPEYSGKDDSDDKKKKDKKHTSTYSIKIGRAFTRLVLLTTCLSFIAIRLLYFNKQLSIAAGHNMELYNATTDMSHAHISEASVKSLFDTQLDTIDSLPLSRRFMEPHERCLVRSLYVANASLSSGPGFQYPNIRDRVTEWADEHCGRQVFSPLIVAKASTAKQRLEQHWVNFAYRSRYLAERVPSFFREFKQEMFQAYVRYIIGDLHRHDVDVAKLKERIVADTTVPAKVLPDVPFGFAFVCEDGRPCRLTYPNGTDQATSEANSTSNITIALFNHLTTRQTKLFTIINDPKELPRITTALINLIYRTQIALLILIMVLPTFADRTFLETFASNKSEVCILIAMLAFQCLIFIIAPGFCIKGPLLFRAALAAELVLLVGIMTYLYIDEMYEETQLVVEPLHIALGGEVGDIYAGTDADADAQTVGKKMIRRVAVYEISSKWSEEYEKQFVIDMYNRVHYGTETDTFTESESESEEEYMIDSDTVDLAGGLTTLEVREVEGGWAVL